The proteins below are encoded in one region of Brassica napus cultivar Da-Ae chromosome A6, Da-Ae, whole genome shotgun sequence:
- the LOC106363543 gene encoding probable protein S-acyltransferase 5, translated as MLPSQPQDRHLGAPGPSGGGGGGGDELIRTYKGWKGDNVFCFGGRLVFGPDARTILITIFLITAPVTIFCVFVGRKFIDDYPHHRGVSVLAIAVGLNLLDLVFLFITSGRDPGIIPRNLYPPEPESNGEPRLAHTPTQTRLPRTKEMLVNGITVKIKYCDTCMLYRPPRASHCSICDNCVEKFDHHCPWLGQCIGLRNYRFYFMFVLCSALLCIYVHVFCWIYVKRIMDGEKISIWKALIKTPASIALILYSFVSVWFVGGLTGFHLYLIGTNQSTYENFRYRYDRHENPFNKGIVGNFMEVFCTKVPLSKNSFRAKVPKEPAIPPRIVNGAMSSPSLQKVSHDIEMGRKPVWHETVEEELGDLEKDMETTVTSRDLSRMLPPEESEGRGIMHSRESSRGRRGGSWEFSSRVNEDLRTRDESVSIRVGEDSSESSGNVASR; from the exons ATGTTACCCTCGCAGCCGCAAGATCGCCATCTCGGAGCTCCGGGTCCtagcggcggcggcggcggtggTGGAGATGAGCTCATTAGAACGTACAAGGGTTGGAAAGGAGATAAC gTGTTCTGCTTTGGAGGAAGGCTTGTGTTTGGACCCGATGCTCGGACTATACTCATCACCATCTTCTTGATCACTGCTCCTGTCACTATCTTCTGCGTTTTCGTTGGCAGAAAGTTTATTGATGACTATCCTCACCATCGAGGAGTATCAGTTCTCGCCATAGCTGTTGGTCTTAATTTACTG GATCTAGTATTTCTGTTTATAACCTCGGGGCGAGACCCTGGAATCATACCGCGTAATCTGTATCCTCCTGAGCCAGAGAGTAACGGAGAGCCACGTCTTGCTCATACTCCTACTCAGACCCGGTTGCCTCGGACAAAAGAAATGCTTGTGAATGGAATCACTGTCAAGATCAAATACTGTGACACCTGCATGCTTTACAGACCGCCCCGTGCTTCTCACTGCTCCATATGCGATAACTGCGTTGAGAAATTTGACCATCACTGTCCATGGCTTGGTCAATGCATTGGATTG AGAAACTACAGGTTCTACTTCATGTTTGTATTGTGCTCGGCTCTTCTCTGCATTTATGTCCATGTGTTTTGCTGGATCTACGTCAAGAGGATTATGGATGGTGAGAAGATAAGCATCTGGAAGGCGCTTATCAAGACTCCTGCTTCCATCGCCCTAATACTCTACTCTTTTGTCTCTGTCTGGTTCGTTGGTGGGCTTACTGGCTTCCACTTGTACCTAATCGGTACCAATCAG TCAACTTACGAAAACTTTAGGTATCGGTATGATAGACATGAGAACCCTTTCAACAAAGGGATAGTTGGGAACTTCATGGAAGTGTTCTGCACAAAGGTTCCCTTATCTAAGAACAGTTTCAGAGCAAAGGTACCAAAGGAGCCAGCGATCCCACCAAGGATAGTAAACGGAGCCATGTCAAGCCCGAGCTTGCAGAAAGTTTCCCACGACATAGAGATGGGGAGAAAACCTGTGTGGCACGAGACGGTAGAAGAAGAGCTCGGTGACTTGGAAAAGGACATGGAAACAACGGTTACATCGAGGGATTTGAGCAGAATGCTTCCACCAGAAGAATCTGAAGGGCGTGGGATTATGCATTCAAGAGAGTCGAGCAGGGGAAGGAGAGGAGGTAGCTGGGAATTCTCAAGCCGTGTTAACGAAGATTTAAGAACAAGAGATGAGTCTGTGTCGATAAGAGTTGGTGAAGATAGCTCAGAGTCTTCAGGCAATGTTGCTTCCAGATAA
- the LOC125575798 gene encoding uncharacterized protein LOC125575798 gives MKTSKSSVVFFLVVLSISVISLAKHSPLEACIRSNIARSLSPPSKTSNFEVSDELCRDEARAIMYYLRLNKEFPPYYVQALCNIFGDDEKKVKVYVTKTWLNHSKKLFNSLTCMRRTTLVTKIKSPVEDCIRRKIALSLSPSPSHTSHFDVMKDQLCRDETRIIMFFLKMNGKFPTYYVEALCNIFGGDDKKVKNYVVMKWLDHSEKLINSLTCVS, from the coding sequence ATGAAGACCTCCAAGAGCTCCGTTGTCTTCTTCCTAGTCGTTCTTTCCATTTCTGTTATCTCCTTAGCCAAGCACAGCCCTCTGGAAGCTTGCATAAGAAGTAACATTGCCCGGTCACTCTCTCCTCCTTCAAAAACATCTAATTTCGAGGTGTCAGACGAATTGTGCAGAGATGAGGCACGAGCCATCATGTACTACTTGAGACTTAACAAAGAGTTCCCACCATACTACGTCCAGGCGTTGTGCAATATATTTGGAGATGATGAAAAGAAAGTGAAGGTATACGTTACTAAGACATGGTTGAATCATTCCAAGAAGCTCTTCAATAGCTTAACATGCATGAGAAGAACCACCCTGGTAACCAAGATTAAGAGCCCTGTGGAAGATTGCATACGAAGAAAAATTGCTCTATCACTCTCTCCTTCGCCTTCCCACACATCTCATTTCGATGTTATGAAAGACCAGTTATGCAGAGACGAGACACGCATTATTATGTTCTTCTTGAAAATGAACGGGAAGTTCCCAACTTACTATGTTGAGGCTTTGTGCAATATATTTGGAGGCGacgacaagaaagtgaaaaattaCGTTGTGATGAAATGGTTGGATCATTCAGAGAAGCTCATCAATAGCTTAACTTGTGTTTCttga